TATAAGGTGGCAGGTAGGTCTCTCTTAAAGACCGTTCTGACATATCCACTGTATTGTAGTCACGACCGCCTTCAGGTGCACCGTAAGCGGCAAAGTGCTTAACACACGCTGCCATGGTTTGGGCATCAGATAGGGATTTCCCCTGAAAGCCACGCACTCTGGCCATAGCAACCTGAGAACCCAGGTATGGGTCTTCACCAGCACCTTCTGCCATTCTTCCCCATCTCGGATCACGGCTGATGTCTACCATGGGTGCAAAATTGAAAGTAATACCGGCCGCTGTGGATTCAATGGCTGCTATCTTCTCTGCCTTTTCTATGGCCTCCATATCCCAACTTGCAGCAGAAGCCAGCGGTATCGGGAAAACTGTTTTAAAACCATGGATCACATCTGCTCCAAAAAGCAGGGGAATTCCAAGGCGTGACTCTTCAACAGCTATCTGTTGTAGCCTTTTCGTATAAGCGGCCCCGTGAACGTTAAAGAGGCCGGTCAGCTTGCCTTGTTTTATCAACTCATCAAACTTGTCTGACTCGGTTGTCCTTACTGTAGGCCCTGTATTGAAAAGGTCACCTACGTAAAAATTCAACTGCCCTACCTTCTCCTCAACAGTCATTTGCCCAATAAGCTTCTCTATCTTTTCATTTTGAGGCTGCTTCCCTTCTGAGGTGGCCTTATCCCCCGACTCCTCAACCGAACATCCTAAAAAAGGCGCTGCTATTGCCGTAAATACTAATGCGTATACTTTTCTTTTCACTTAATCAAAATGTTTTCGCCAGCCTCTAAAAGTAATGCCGACCTGATGAAATACTTGTTTATTGTTCCTGGAAAACCCTCACGTAGTCCACAATCATTTTTTGTGGAAATACTGTATTGGCATCAGGACTCCCCGGCCAGTTCCCTCCTACTGCTACATTGAATATAAAGAAGAAATCATTCTGAAATTCACTCAGGTCAGCAGGTGTAGTGTCTACTTCGTTAAACTTCACATCATCCACGTACCAGGTAATTGAAGTTGCATCCCATACTATTGAAAACACATGGAATTCATCGGCAAATATTCCTGAGCTCAGGGTATAACTGTCACCATAGTTGACATTGCCGCCGCCGTTATCCCAGTGTATGGTGCCGTGCACGGTATTGTCCCTGCCAGTCGCGCTACCACCAATCATTTCCATGATATCGATCTCGCCACATTTTGCCCAGCCAACAGTGTTGAAATTTGAACCCAACATCCATAGCGCAGGCCAAATACCCTGACCTTGGGGAAGGGCAGCCCTGATATCAATCCGTCCGTACTGGAACATCTGATTCCCTGCAGTGATGATCCTGGACGATGTATAATCTCTGCCTCCAAAGCTTTCTTCCTTGGCTGTTATGATCAGGTAGCCGTCCCGGACTTCAGTATTTTCTTCCCTGTAATATTGCAGCTCGTTATTGCCCCATCCATTGCTACCGGTTCCTATTTCATGGGTCCAGTCATCACTTAGAGCAGTTCCCCCGAACTCATCCTGCCACACCAGCGCCATGCCGTCATAGCTTTCAGGGGTGGTATATCCTTCCGAGGGAATATCCGTCGGGGTGCTGTCATCTTCAAGTTGAATGACCACCTCCTTTTCAACACTAACAAACTGATCACTGGTAGCATGTGCCTGAACGATTACTTTATAGGTTCCTGATTCGGTGTATTTATATGTAGCTTTTCCATCATTAGAAATGGTAGCAGCTTCATTGGGTATACCAAAATAGTAGCTGTAAAAATTAACATTATCGGCAGTGGCTGTAAAAGCTACTGACCCCGGATTGTTTTCATCTATCTGGAGGTCGAGTTTCAGGTTTGAGGGTAGGATTAAAACGTCGGAAGAGTCATCATTACCGCACCCACAAAAGGCCACCAACAGAATTATTATTGTTAATACTTGCTTCATAGTCTATCATTAAAAATTTGTAGGGTTTAAAGTTTCTCAGGATCATATTACCCTGAGAAACTTTATTATTTTATTCCGCAACCAAAACAAAGCTCCAGAAAGCACTTCCGTCACCCGCTATGTCAATAGTGATTGAAAGCGTTTCTGTAGTCCCGTTGTTCACGTAGCTAAGCACTTCATAGACAACCGAAGCGTCTGCCGTAGGAGGCGCTGCACTGTACTCGCCTCCATTA
This region of Fulvivirga ulvae genomic DNA includes:
- a CDS encoding glycoside hydrolase family 16 protein; translation: MKQVLTIIILLVAFCGCGNDDSSDVLILPSNLKLDLQIDENNPGSVAFTATADNVNFYSYYFGIPNEAATISNDGKATYKYTESGTYKVIVQAHATSDQFVSVEKEVVIQLEDDSTPTDIPSEGYTTPESYDGMALVWQDEFGGTALSDDWTHEIGTGSNGWGNNELQYYREENTEVRDGYLIITAKEESFGGRDYTSSRIITAGNQMFQYGRIDIRAALPQGQGIWPALWMLGSNFNTVGWAKCGEIDIMEMIGGSATGRDNTVHGTIHWDNGGGNVNYGDSYTLSSGIFADEFHVFSIVWDATSITWYVDDVKFNEVDTTPADLSEFQNDFFFIFNVAVGGNWPGSPDANTVFPQKMIVDYVRVFQEQ